The Populus nigra chromosome 19, ddPopNigr1.1, whole genome shotgun sequence genome includes a window with the following:
- the LOC133679700 gene encoding uncharacterized protein LOC133679700 — MAPPPGPYSGTSTLALVARVSAFSLGLVYGSVKLKYLQAKAKSQKKAEAKAKAHH, encoded by the exons ATGGCGCCGCCTCCTGGACCTTACTCTGGCACCAGCACTCTCGCTCTG GTGGCTCGTGTTTCTGCTTTCTCTTTGGGTCTCGTATACGGGAGTGTGAAGCTTAAGTATCTCCAG GCGAAGGCAAAGTCACAAAAGAAAGCTGAAGCAAAGGCAAAGGCTCATCACTGA